The following DNA comes from Metopolophium dirhodum isolate CAU chromosome 8, ASM1992520v1, whole genome shotgun sequence.
acatttacatttttgctcctcttaatttattttatcaattttcatatcatatatgaaatataatatacaatttaatcaatTTAGCCTTGTATGTATCACTAATGAGTATAGTGTATGGCTACTTAATCACGTTACCCGTGAGTGTGATCCAACAACATCTTCACAGACAATTCTGCAGGGATGGCAAATTTTTCTAACGTAACAAAAATAAcctgattttttgatttttttcctgCGTGCCTTTAAACTAtgaaatatacatacctacctatataaataagaaaaaaattatggcCTAAACATTTTTAGGGTTCCGTACAGTAAAACGGGACCTTATTACTAATAAGGCTCCgctgtccgtccgtccgtctgtcAACAGGCTGTATCTCATGAACCATAATGAAAGTTAGAAAGTTGAAATCTTCACAGATTATGTATTTCTGTTGCCGCTATTacaacaaatactaaaaatcttagaatacataatataccttttaCAATATCACCTAGAGCCATACGCACCAAAGTGGCAATAACGCTCGTACAGATGGATTCAGTCCGGGAACAGAATTGAcctcaatcaaatatttgattaagTTAACAGTGACCAAGACATCGGCTCCAAACAATTGAAAAGTATTATCGCGGTAAAACGAAGTGTCCGTAGCAGCTTGTAACACAGCGTAAATACTTTCGCTCATCCTGGGAAATATTGATTCATCTCATACGTATTCTTGTCCGATATTTCTGAAATAAGTATGTAATTGTAAGACTATTCATTTACATGGAAATaacctacacaatattatattacatatatcaGATATATGAATATTACGTATTTAGTTTGGCGCAGCAGGGACTAAATGTATGTGTTATACGACACACTTTGTGTAATATTAAATGACGACTGTGCAGtgttgttttgttgtttttattaaaaaaataaaaacagataaaTGGATGTCACTCtcctgtacagtaggttataaatgggtcaatgtataatggattgtattaaacttgaattcaatgatataatttcattgtataagaaaaacgattcttagtggagacggtttgtcagtctgtatattttatattgttattatttattatagcctgtaagttaaattgatattataatattataattttttattcgtttctatggtgttagaaattaaatcccatttttagcggttttttttgtaatttgtcggtggtttttcccgtggcattaaatatttattgagaaaatcgcaaaattacctctctaaagtaccatcttgatccaatttgctagaagataagatactatatgttgaaatcagaaaactccttctggtagaaattttgtatacaggataaaaaaaaaaaacaaaattaaacaccattgtaaaaccactcgcttcctcgctccgctcagaatctaaaatataatcaataggtaagtaatatattttttcaataaagtgAATGATGCACGAGTTTTACGTTATTGAACCTATTCAAACCGTTCTACAATACCTACTCATTGACTTCTaagttaacaattattatatatatgcattatatatattatgcgagtgcgatgttttttgaaaaattagttcaacataCTGTACTgctactaatagaaaaataaatggttaattgtaaatacttttataaattatctttataGAAATAGTCAAATAGAGCCCGATAAACCGTCTCCACtcggaattttttttgtacgcaGTGATTtatggtatttactatttatcattgaattcaaatttaagatgCCCGTTACAGTGACCTGTACTAAAAACCTACTAATTCTATTGAACTGCAAAGCGCTTgccctattatttttaaatattattctaattacTAAGCAAAAGTACGCTATCAGATCCCAATATACTGGGGGCGTTGCTTGCAAGGTACCTTACACTTTTGAACTTTTCCATTGGAAACTTTGAACTCACTAATAAGGAGTATCTATACCCCTACATATTTAGAAATGTAAACCAAGCTGCAATAACCTGAAATTGCAAGGCTGATTAGGTTTCCTACAATCACGTAACGCGCAATGCATGATTATGCCAAAGTTGTAACACTGAAAAACAGGTGTGTTTGTTAATAATTCATGCGCTTAAATTTTAGGCaagcgcaatttttttttcggtacgCGTGACTTTATCGCTCCTAATTCCTATAAAAATAAGACATAACAAGTTGTGATtctagtaattttataattgtattatactattatatatatctcTGGCTGGCTACAATACTTGTCcctgaaatgtttttttgtatctCTGTAGTAAATATAgacatattgttatacaatCATACAATGACAACTAGGgaatataactaattaaaagtatattataaagatacaGTTATCAAATTACGTCAACAATAATTGTAGACAATAATTCTGTTCTAGTATGAGCATAAATagtagaattatatatatatgaaatgtataatcactaatcggttttgaaaaaaaaaaacataaaaactgtATCACGAGGGCATTTATGGTGCgttacgaataaaaaaataccaatgaGGATACCGTTTAAAAATACTGAGGGAGAGGAAAAAATAGGAAAGATATATAacggaaataaaataatagcaatAGGACCGTGCAGGGGGGGTGGGGGACGTGGTCAATGTCAATGGCTCCACAGCCGCCGCCGGTAATAGCCACTGAAGAAATTCTCCGTTGTCGTTTACACCGCGGCGCCGATTGACGATCAGTCACGAACGTCCATCATTACGCAGCTGATTTTAATTCGATCGTGTTTTCTAACCGTATGAAGACAGCTCCCACAGTTCGGCGttcgcataatatataaaatccaaatcGTTAAAGAAATCTTGTGATTACATCAACACTGCACGtcaaacagtacctatataagattCATTTGAAGTCGGAAATTTATAgcaaatacctatacatagtaagtatatatatatataccagctgagtataatattcatataatatgagCTATAGCAAGGGACTTTGGGAAACTTATCAACTATAACATAATGCAACAAaactaaataaagtataaaaccaCACTTAATTTAATTGAGTATCTTAAAACATAATTGTACGTGAGTTgtgaatattaaacaaaaacacgGTGCTTGTTGAGTGGATGTATATATAAAGGGGTAGGTATATCACAAAATAAGTGTACCAAGTCAACTACTCGGTTCTGcaactaaattttaaatgattcttaataaaataaactatttgctCAATATTTACCCGGAATACTGtgtgattcaccaaacatgctAGCCCCCGATTTGTCAATTAATCATGCATTTGTTCAAATACTAATTTTTGGAACTTTCAAGTTcaatgtacctacatagtacatatacctagtatctactattatagactataataatataataaccatattttaaaatgcttagGTTTCTTATATCATTTAAAAGGAATATCCAGTAGGTGAACTTTTCGTTGATGTACATCGTGGATGTAGAAAACTGTATGCTTCACTGAATAAATGATAATAGGACATCAATAGTgatcacttattagttattcatAAGTCTTAATAAAAGAAggcaagtttattttataaattataatattaaatctcaTTTGAAAACccaattataaacttatatctTATCTactatatcatttaaatgtataaaatgagcaaaattattttaatcttcaaatattaaaacgttataaactatataaatataatatttatttgtcttAGGATAAGCTATATGATCTGGACtctgtaacaataaattaaaaatagtaaaactatcaaaataaaaacataaaaattaacattcttGTAAacacaatatgtaataatacgtcaaaacattttaaataaaacaaaccacctgtaacaattaaatattaacatttgacagtatttaaattttaattagactGAAATAGGTAGGATTCTTATTCTAGAATTGGAACAAAAAGAGAAACCCAAGAGCTATATAAGAGATTCTTGCAAAGCATTCTTCAAATTTTGAGTGAAGCTAGACAATTTTTTGGTTGAGTAGCgtacaacaaataaatttggtaaattCTAGTAAAAAAGTTTAAGCCAGCACTGCTCTATATAATAGATTGTAGACTGCGTTACTCATATAAGTCATGAcatcttgataaatatttatgttgaatattatacaggtacctcGACACTTatagttgttattatatattatttattgctataaatattaaatcttggattttgaattttgattataCAGTTTAGGTGACTTTGATTAGCTTTGCAGACTGGAACGTAAACCAGCAACGATACCGTATTGGGAAATTGTAATTTTCACGCCCATTGAaacagataaataattattattgcaaagaCGACGGAAGTACGTCCGGTGGCGTCGTTGCGTCTTTAGAGTAATCGTTGCTACAACATATACACGGTCGGACGCGCTGCGCGTGCATTCCGGAAGGGGTAACACCCAAAGGAGAAGACACGCATTACTGTTTCACTTATAGTAGCGGCGAGCACATGTTTCAGTGACAATATGTCCAGGAAAATGGGAGCTTCGACTCCCTCATACTACCCGTCCGAAGCCGATTTTGTAGTCAAGACGCCCCAGAAACCAGCCGACGCCTGTAAACCTCGTCACCATTCCGATCAAGTACGAACCTACATTttgttacctacctaattagtaaatatatatgtagttCAGTAAAGTGCTTAactaaaatctaataattatataatcgaATGGTTTCTTTTTGGAACATTGGTGGCTGGTGCCATTGTTTGAAAACGAGTTTAGGTCAACGCCGTAGACAATacgaaaacaattaaattattagtattttaatccATCCAATTTATATTGTAGGCCGAAACGAAAAACAATGTGggtgacattttaaaataagacaaagttataataattaaacgtttttaactaagtttattaaaaacgtatttttcttTCTTAGTTTACATTAGTCAATAAGAAATACAATGATTCCTATActtatttcaaaattcaattattatttattatacggtGTTGTCacactaaaaatgtttaaaaaaacatacatttaaatacttatataacacataatatctAGTTTTTaacatataggtagtattaattatgtttaagaacttactataatatacatcgttagaattgttatatattctaatataaaaaagaCTATCCGGCATGGCTACATACCTATAGTAGCtggatacatttaaaacaaaataacaaattaagttattgaaatttacaaaatgttgttCAATGTACGATAATAGTAGCTACTAcagtacttattatataaagtaagaaacaaaatatacaattaaaattctcGTAACcggtgttataatatgtattatattaattttaaaaaatagctgaataaaaccattaaataatataatattatctttttggtatatattatacaagtacgttttttcaaatacctatatattatgtcatacgcATGCacttatacatacaaataattataactgaaatatattttgtttttttaattgttttaaagttgGGTCTATATCTATTCACTcattagtattaattaataaaatatagtaatattattaaaacatttaaaaaacaaaattgtaaactattaaaaattatcattgtttttaGATACAATACATCAGCCTGATCGGACTGATGCAAGTAGTTACCGGATGTCTAATGGTCGTTTTTGGCGTGCTGTCGATGTTACACGAGGCGTCCTTGTCCAGTGTGGGCGCCGGCCTTTGGAGCGGTGCGATGGCCATGGGCAACGGAGTAGTTGGACTGATGGCCAGCTTAAACGGATGTCTTTCGCCAGATAGGACACTGTCTCCACTGTCCGTTACAATTTATCTGGCTCTGTGTTTAGTGTCCGTGGGTGTCAGTAATCTGGCCATCATACTTACAGCTATTGGACTGTTGAAGGACTCGCAGAAGCCATATTACATCATTCCAAAAGACAAGGTTAGGTTCAAACTGAAATTATGCAAAGACGTACGTGTGTACAATATTCGTGTTCATGATATTATTTAGCCGTGTGACAAAACATTGTTTAACGCGTTCGAGCTGTACCTAAATTCGATCAAAACatgatttatatacaatattactatgtctggaattacaatatattttaaagtttatagtggttacattattattatttattacctacctaacgtATAGGTAACCACTAACAGCGTATTTCGTATCATAGTCGAAAATTAGATTAGATATATAAGGTGCAAGATATAAAATTGAGATTCCCGATTTTTGCGAACAAAAAAGTTTGAGAACTGTAGTTGGTCTAAACCATAATCATATTTTCGTTTGTTGCAGACACATTACAAAACGTTGACAGCGGATCAGTTACAGACAAATTGGGCCCCCGTGTTGGCGAATTTAGGTTTACTACTGGCTACGTCCGTACAATGTCTAACCACAATGTTGGCCGCATTCCGTTTCTACCGACTCGTTAGGTTGATTGTGGCCGGTGAACAACAAACTTCGTGGTCGAATTCAAGACACAGGAGTTCGTCGTGTTGCAGTTCAAGCGTTGGAAGCAAACAGAAACTTGTACAAAAGTGGTTGGTGCAACAAACTCCATCTCAGCTGGACCAACCTCGTCAACAGACAAACTATCCCGGGCAGGTCTACGTCAATAAAAtggtaagttattttatttaaatcgatTTTTCACCGATTTACAGTTGTTTTTGACATTTCTACTTGAATGAAAAAGAAAAGTAGAAATGTATTTTGAACAAGTTTTCTCCTcgtctatgataatattatgataaccatTATACGTAcggaatagttttaaattattttttttatttatacgtgTTATATTTAGACGTTAGtcgcataaaaaatataaacatacaccTATATCAGCTGCGACTATAgcataaacacatattatacctgCAGCACCTGCAGCACCTGTATAACAACCGttagtacaacaataataattttcatgtcACGATGAcaaacccatataaatgttttcaaaccgatttgagtaatataatatattattatatttttaacaaatcaaaataataattctgcGGTTAGCGCGTTTAAAAAgacatttgatgaaaaaaaatgaaatgagcTTGCAAGTTATAGATAGGACGAACCAACCGCACATCCGCACGAATAGGTAACACTTATAAGttctttaaaaatagttaacacgttattgttacttgttagtgtgcctaatgtaaataaatataaagatattatacaatCTGCAGTGAATTTAAATCATAACTTATATGATATCGATATAATTTCTACATAAGTCGAATAGGtaccttaaatatttataataaagtatgtacctaagtatcaaattgtatttacttttttttttttttcaattgatcattaagcccggcaacaactatggccattagctgtttgtttgtttgtaggggaggatactgttggttggtaaacacgtgtgtgtagttttggccagtgttcggattagataagtatttttttagataaagataaagataatgcaactcaaatgtatctagatagatataaaagataacttaactcatatttatctagataatgataaagataaatacttttttatctagagaaaaaaaaagatatcattttttttttaaatgggttctaaattcatgtatattttagtcgggcactaggaacataataataataatgatataaataaaaataattacattatttataaaccataaacttggtttgagaagctgtataaatatttaaaatacatttgtacaatttcgtgatttttatcaataaaaaatgtatctagataaatttttttagattagtaaaacattatctaagatgaacgtttagataccttgtaactatttatctagataagataaaagatgaattaataattatctagatattcatctagataagtccgaacactggttttggcagattttcaattgggcacccgtaggtatctgccatgtccgggtgggggatggtggcacttgttctccggacaccgtgacttgcccgaagaatattgaatttattataagcataacaaaatatgaattgGATAGTAACGCTAAAAAATATGCTATCACAATTTGTTTATccattagattatatttattataataggcaacaaatatattataaatgatacatGGGTGCgatgtttgttataataatgaccgttaattttaaatcatataaaacgaataataatattttttactctttAATGGTTTAACACtatcaaactataatataatactattaacattttccaataatatcaattttaggaaggatttattttattttactctgTAATATAACTTCCAAAAAGTgtactcaatattatatatacaaagttgaaaaacttaaaaaaatattacactgcCATGTTCATTGATCCaaataatattgcaaaaatAAGCGATTGCAATTAATTTCAATCCAGCTATATACAGTAGGTACCCCCCCTGATGTAGACTGTGTCCAATATCCATTTATCACAGCAGCATATTATTGACAGATATAAATGTAAGAGTAGCAAGATGCTTTCCCgaattagaaaaaattacaattcacAATGCATTTACAATTGCCTAGATATACGTTGTACTACCCAtagattatgatataatataagtaatataacacACTTCACAGTATTGTACAATTTCTTTATATCTAGATAGTTGTGGTAACATTTATAGAGATACATGGACAATATTTTCTTATACCAGCAAAAGccaaatggtattatatattaatatatataagtacaccaatataatacctaatagaaTATACACACGGAACGCATTTTTAAACAACTTTTCGCAGTCACCGAacggtgaaaaaaaataatagcataataaCATGGATAATTCCCAAtagttatgaataaatattaacgatgaagatagttatttatttttttttttttatgacattttttgtaTTACGCTTTTATtccgtgttttttttataatatacttttattctcGAAAAAAACCGTCAGCAACTAGGTATATGGCAGCGGTTCCGCTGCGGACTCGTCTATCATATAATTGgctatttttttcttcaaatagtaTCTCTACACACATATACAtcacatcatattataggtaggtactattatattctTCTGCAGCACAACAACATTGACAGCGTGCGTAtacgcaatatatatatatatatataaataatatgctactatagtaaatatattatatataagcagGTATGAAACGAAATAAACGTAAAGGAATTAGTTCCAGCCCAGTTATCGGTTCGGATGGAAATGTCTCTTTCTTTTCATTCTCATTTACAAACACGCGCATTATTCTCTCCTACGCGTCCGTCTGTCGGTCGGCGATAGCCGTACTCCACGAACGAATAGGAGAGAAtagatttaaagaaaaaaaacgcaATCGTCGCGTTAATACTACTGTAGCACTATGTACATAATGTAGGCCGCTAAAAACTGCACCAAGCGAGAATAAACACTACCTATTATGAGTCCTAACATATGAGAGAGAGAGGATATTTTACATTATGGCATTTACACCTGCAGAAGTCGGTGGCGCGATGGTTACGGGCAATACCGGATCTTGTGGGTGAAACTGTGTGGCAAACAGAGTTAGGTATTTTCCCCGAGAAAAGTTTATGTATATGGAGTAAGGATATAcatcaaaattatttctataagaaaaaaaaatgaaataaacccAATAatccaatttttaataataacaaagctTAGCTATAAGCTTAAGTGATTAGTGAACCAAACAAAGAAATAACTGAACGAATTGAGGAcgccgatttttttttttttatcgaccgGACACCAAACGTCCTAGGGGATCACCTAGATCACGCACGACGTGGGCGATGATAACCATACGCGCACTCGGGTTGATCTCCACGAGACACTCGTCAGACCTCGTCGGCCGTCACCGTCCGTCGACAAATTGGATCGGATCCGAAGCCACTCGAtccgaataatttattatcattagatATGTCCTATAcgcatttatattaaaatgaacgCTGCTGACAACAGTAAATACAcaacaaatataggtattgtatataatgtgtacctatatggttTATACCACATATGTATGTGTACCGTGTGGACGTGTACGAAACGAACAATGTGTAATGAccgtatgaaataataattgtcgttcAGGAAAAACTGTCACACATCTTAAGGTACCTgtaatgatgtataatataatgtcgtcGTATAGTTATATTctaacgtgtgtgtgtgtgtatacgagCGATGTTTTGGTCGCGCAATTTGAAACCGTTAGGCATTCAGTTCACGATCGCACGGTTGTtaatgttgttgttattattatttcgtataaaatatttaggcgtataatgtgtatttattattattttttttcatttcttatACCTACGGTATAAAAAACTGCATTATCCTCAATGgaaatagattatattaatacattcgAGACAGATTCGTATATTACTATGATCACATCATgcgtacatatttatatttatatattatatagattatagattacaGATGGAAGAAGCTTGAAAATTGTCATTCAATATTAAGGAATATaataaggtacctataggtagcaTCTAAGTATACTAAGTAGGTACCATGacgtaatatgtaatatgtgtacttttttttaattcttagtaAATTGGATTCCACTCGAAACGTGCTTTTTGATTAGACGTTCCCACCTATACtcgtattttataactttattctCAAGTCACTAAGAGcatcttacaatgtccggttaagtgTCTGATAACGCTAACAACTGGCAAAATGTCTATTGTGTTACCGATAAAATTCTGCTGGTTAGTCttaaccgacacttaaccggacattgtaagaaggGCACTTAATCAGTTTCGATCAATTTAACTCATTCAGAGGTAAAATAAGGAACTAGAATCTATCCAAcatcgatttttaaaatttgtgtctataaattgtaatatctaAAGAGAATGTATCTACCTATGAACAATAactaaatgttataaatgtaaatatcgCAGAAATAAGGTGaacaaattagatttattatttttgtttaagttcCTCATCAATGTAATTGATTGTCCAGAattaatatcctaatttttaaggtaggtaggtacctaaacaagGTATAAgaaatgttaatttgttttactcgTCTTTATCTAATTTATCCTGTTGTTACCTAATAGTTTCTGTGAATTAAAAAGAGATGTTAATTAAGCTCtgttttgaattatattgtgtaactactagtttttattgtaattagaCCTTGTATTcatatgaatcataaataaataaataatatgatagataCTTCGTACCTACTTAAAGAACTTAACTGCATACGaaataagacattttttctCACtcaatattgtacctacatatcgATATCAACAGATCAATAGTGtatagttaggtaggtaatGTCAATTAGATTTTCAGttaataacttttatacttACCTTATTTCTCCagaatttttacataatttgatagAAATTTAGAGTCTTTGGTTCAGATCTGTTAAGTGGcacgttattattgtttaaatgtatattttgccTTTCATGtacaattatgatattatgtatctatatttaaaataatgtctgTGGACTGTGACTAAATATGATATGTGTAAAtcagtaggtaataaataatcaaaattctcaatatcaaaattcaaaacgtCGAACATTATTTTGCGaatctaaaaaaacacatattatagtattacaataattgtaacaactaacaaataacaattagtatattatgatttatgatacaaagaaacaaaaaaaatacagtatatataggtataagtgtatCAAGTGTATGACATAGAACCGAGTATGATTCAGATTTGTATGTATAACTCGGACGTTTGAATAATAGGTAACCAGGTAGGTAtagataatttatcaatataaaagatCTAGGTGTCACTAATTCAAAAATCATAGAAAATCACTTACAATGAAAGTATTGCTTGCCATTTCCCACATTACACGCGTaggtaaatatgtaaaaaacatacctattatacctaaataacaataatacatattatatataatacagatattgttctagaaagaaaataatataatatttgcgtAGGTTTGCAAACTTAATagttaagaaaaacaattttatagagTAAATTGAtactttttgtaaaatattttttacacctAGTTATTAACTTCCgttcaaaattaaatgataaatagcAACATTGAATAGCTTCAAGTAAAGGTGttgttactataataaataaattacctacgtATTGAACtatggtacctataggtactgaaTTTCTAGTTCAAACTACAGGTACTTGCCTACTGTTATTTTTGCTTAAGTACCTATTGTTGTAAAgcaaacttttaattaaaaattggtaCCATCTAAGTAAACTATATACAAGTAAGTTTAAAACTTAATACCTACGTGACTTTAATATATAGCAAAATCGCATATTCGCATGTATTTCTTCATCTGTTCAAAATCAAtctcaatttc
Coding sequences within:
- the LOC132951173 gene encoding uncharacterized protein LOC132951173, translating into MSRKMGASTPSYYPSEADFVVKTPQKPADACKPRHHSDQIQYISLIGLMQVVTGCLMVVFGVLSMLHEASLSSVGAGLWSGAMAMGNGVVGLMASLNGCLSPDRTLSPLSVTIYLALCLVSVGVSNLAIILTAIGLLKDSQKPYYIIPKDKTHYKTLTADQLQTNWAPVLANLGLLLATSVQCLTTMLAAFRFYRLVRLIVAGEQQTSWSNSRHRSSSCCSSSVGSKQKLVQKWLVQQTPSQLDQPRQQTNYPGQVYVNKMGVYDETRTLPKWKSHRTAPKLKPARPDRRERRPSNDAADVHRAYTGMDREIVEEFISVTMDPKHYS